The Nitrospira tepida genome includes a window with the following:
- a CDS encoding BON domain-containing protein yields MSPKPSLDDNAPPQSHVTGARFSIRVAAALLTLLIAGSPSGSLAADQGPAGAASKEPPAASHQKESQKEKDSHKEKDSQKESEGKASSGSAEKHPASGEGSAPAAPPPPEPPEEPAKKALGSVILTAKLALMADPRLFPYEIEVEIDGARAVLSGKVASAEEQLAATEVVQTVPSIKEVVNKLVATPDVKAALAKHADELITQYVKDRFARSETLKTSGFEVTCQNGIVSLKGETRFQVIALEAAQAARQVPGVKAVNTAGVHLAGTIIKEKEPEKEPAKESGKESSKELPKEPVKEPKKEPAKTKEKD; encoded by the coding sequence ATGAGCCCCAAGCCAAGTTTGGACGATAATGCGCCGCCACAGAGTCATGTCACTGGCGCGAGGTTTTCTATCCGAGTCGCAGCGGCGCTCCTGACCCTGTTGATCGCGGGAAGTCCGTCAGGATCTCTGGCGGCCGATCAGGGGCCGGCCGGCGCCGCTTCCAAGGAACCGCCGGCTGCCTCGCATCAAAAGGAAAGTCAGAAAGAGAAGGACAGCCACAAAGAAAAGGACAGTCAGAAGGAGAGTGAGGGGAAGGCCTCTTCCGGCTCGGCGGAAAAGCACCCGGCGTCGGGAGAGGGATCGGCGCCAGCCGCGCCGCCTCCGCCGGAGCCGCCAGAGGAGCCGGCGAAGAAGGCGCTGGGGTCGGTCATTCTGACCGCCAAGCTGGCCTTGATGGCCGATCCGCGGTTGTTTCCCTATGAGATTGAGGTGGAAATCGACGGCGCGAGGGCGGTGCTCTCTGGCAAGGTCGCGAGCGCGGAGGAACAGCTTGCCGCGACGGAGGTCGTCCAGACAGTCCCTTCCATTAAGGAAGTGGTGAACAAGCTGGTGGCGACGCCCGATGTCAAGGCTGCCCTGGCCAAGCACGCCGACGAACTGATCACGCAGTACGTCAAGGACCGGTTCGCGCGCAGCGAAACCTTGAAGACCTCGGGATTCGAGGTGACCTGCCAAAACGGCATCGTCTCGCTCAAGGGGGAAACCCGATTCCAGGTGATTGCCCTTGAAGCGGCTCAGGCCGCCAGGCAGGTTCCGGGAGTCAAGGCCGTCAACACGGCCGGGGTGCACTTGGCCGGAACAATTATCAAAGAGAAGGAGCCGGAGAAGGAGCCGGCGAAAGAATCCGGGAAAGAATCGTCGAAAGAATTGCCGAAGGAACCGGTGAAAGAACCCAAGAAAGAACCGGCCAAGACGAAAGAGAAAGACTAG
- a CDS encoding S8 family serine peptidase, with amino-acid sequence MPDLTQVRLGRKTEPPIVLRKSDDLIAVRTRSTRSIRSGAVPTPASGEVADGHLIFTIPEAGVEVYRVPPGPGRRSLESRKEAIRAASDVRFAGGVMVDEKSGEPVLYTENLFIKFVDDMDPEDCRDVIREAGLTIKKELTYAANAFFVGAPEGTGTQVFDLAASLLNRKEVEYCHPELVRPKGRRTIAAEQWHLKTTTVNGTQVSASANVEAAHQITMGEGAVIAIIDDGVDIDHPEFAGSGKVLAPRDATVGNGDPRPKDVVFEENHGTACAGVACAAGVERASGVAPKAKLIPIRLNSALGSQQEAEAFEWAANHGADVISCSWGPTDGRWWKPDDPGHHQKVPLPASTKLAIDYATTKGRSGKGCLVLFAAGNGNESVDNDGYASYERVVAVAACNDRGKRSVYSDFGKAIWCSFPSSDMGHAPFQHPAPLTTGIWTTDRAGSPGYNPGKPADGDLRGNYTNSFGGTSSSCPGAAGVAALVLSVNPDLKWQEVREILKQSCDKIDPQGGQYTAEGWSRFYGYGRLNAETAVKLAKPSEQNRVLISRTFNEPVPDLQTITVSLDVNDATPVENLIVHLDLAHTYIGDLVVTLMPPAGLTPAKAVLHDRKGGAAQNIKRTYDMLDTAALAPWKGRSLKGTWMLKIQDVEARDEGTLKQWGLELVFGSMGPQAEAARNAGSLNRGMSRGRRAAKGRMTRTGGRRASSRPARHS; translated from the coding sequence ATGCCTGACCTCACACAGGTGCGACTTGGCAGAAAGACAGAACCCCCCATCGTGCTCCGCAAGAGCGACGATCTGATCGCGGTCCGAACACGCTCGACCCGATCCATCAGGTCCGGAGCCGTTCCAACTCCCGCCTCAGGGGAAGTGGCGGACGGACATCTTATCTTTACGATTCCGGAAGCCGGCGTCGAAGTCTATCGAGTTCCCCCTGGACCGGGGCGAAGGTCCTTGGAGAGTCGAAAGGAAGCGATCCGCGCAGCCTCCGACGTGCGGTTTGCCGGAGGCGTCATGGTGGATGAGAAATCCGGGGAGCCGGTGCTGTACACGGAAAACCTGTTCATTAAGTTTGTCGATGATATGGACCCGGAGGACTGTCGGGACGTGATCCGGGAAGCCGGTCTCACCATCAAGAAAGAGCTGACCTACGCCGCCAACGCCTTCTTCGTCGGCGCGCCGGAAGGCACAGGGACCCAGGTCTTTGATCTGGCCGCCTCGCTCTTGAATCGCAAGGAGGTGGAGTATTGTCATCCGGAGCTCGTCCGGCCAAAAGGCCGGCGGACGATTGCCGCCGAGCAATGGCATCTCAAGACCACCACGGTCAACGGCACCCAGGTCTCGGCGAGCGCCAACGTCGAGGCGGCCCATCAGATCACCATGGGGGAGGGGGCCGTCATCGCGATCATCGACGACGGGGTGGACATCGATCATCCGGAATTCGCCGGCTCGGGAAAGGTCCTTGCCCCGCGCGACGCCACGGTCGGCAACGGAGATCCCAGGCCGAAGGATGTGGTGTTCGAAGAAAATCACGGGACCGCCTGCGCGGGAGTGGCCTGCGCGGCCGGGGTTGAGCGCGCCTCCGGGGTGGCTCCGAAGGCCAAGCTGATTCCCATCCGTCTGAACTCGGCGCTGGGCTCCCAGCAGGAGGCCGAGGCGTTCGAGTGGGCGGCCAATCACGGCGCCGATGTCATTTCGTGCAGTTGGGGCCCGACCGATGGGCGGTGGTGGAAGCCGGACGATCCCGGACACCATCAGAAAGTTCCGCTCCCGGCCAGCACCAAGTTGGCGATTGACTATGCGACGACCAAGGGGCGAAGCGGCAAGGGTTGTCTTGTCCTGTTTGCAGCCGGGAACGGAAACGAGAGCGTGGACAACGACGGGTATGCCAGTTACGAGCGCGTCGTCGCGGTTGCCGCCTGCAACGACCGGGGCAAGCGCAGCGTATACAGCGATTTCGGAAAGGCCATCTGGTGCTCGTTCCCGAGCAGCGACATGGGCCACGCGCCGTTTCAGCATCCGGCGCCGCTCACCACGGGCATTTGGACGACAGACCGTGCGGGATCTCCGGGCTATAATCCGGGCAAACCCGCCGACGGCGACCTCCGTGGCAACTACACGAACAGTTTTGGCGGAACGTCCAGCTCCTGTCCGGGCGCGGCGGGAGTGGCCGCGCTGGTGCTGTCCGTCAATCCCGATCTCAAATGGCAGGAGGTGCGGGAGATTCTCAAGCAATCCTGTGACAAGATCGATCCGCAGGGCGGCCAGTACACGGCGGAAGGATGGAGCCGCTTCTACGGCTATGGTCGGCTCAACGCCGAAACCGCCGTGAAACTCGCCAAGCCGTCGGAGCAGAACCGCGTGCTCATCAGCCGGACGTTCAACGAGCCGGTGCCGGATCTCCAAACCATCACGGTCTCGCTGGACGTGAATGACGCCACTCCGGTCGAAAATCTGATCGTGCACCTCGATCTGGCCCATACGTATATCGGGGATCTGGTTGTCACGCTCATGCCTCCGGCGGGTCTGACCCCGGCCAAAGCCGTTCTGCATGATCGGAAGGGAGGCGCGGCGCAGAACATCAAACGGACCTACGACATGCTGGATACCGCCGCGCTCGCGCCGTGGAAAGGCAGGAGTCTCAAGGGGACTTGGATGCTCAAGATTCAGGATGTCGAAGCCCGGGATGAAGGGACGCTCAAGCAGTGGGGATTGGAATTGGTCTTCGGTTCCATGGGGCCGCAGGCGGAGGCCGCGCGGAATGCCGGTTCACTGAATCGCGGCATGAGTCGCGGGCGGCGAGCCGCCAAGGGTCGAATGACGAGGACGGGCGGCCGGCGCGCGTCCTCACGGCCGGCCCGCCATTCATGA
- a CDS encoding DNA/RNA non-specific endonuclease — translation MIATHPTELEQMKTLGELAEQARAILRDMEEADRAPIVRTVRDYAGRTGYSAQFLHGFAVPHPTPTGVRACDVAPLLNGCGTELKYEHFSVVMSKSRRLALYVACNIDGRRSQKIKRGQDRWSLDPRMDREYQIGEDLYARNELDRGHLVRREDPVWGQTHEAAVANEDTFHFTNCSPQHEKFNQKTWLGLEDYILQNSRAHKLKVTVFTGPILRDDDPEYRGVRLPREYWKVIAVISDGRKSATAYMISQSELLEQLRVFGFGRYKTYQVSIGQIEYLTNLDFGPLKHYDGFTTEEGRTRRAMRAEIRSWEDIRI, via the coding sequence ATGATCGCAACCCATCCAACCGAGCTTGAGCAGATGAAAACGCTGGGCGAACTGGCCGAGCAGGCCCGAGCCATTCTCCGCGACATGGAGGAGGCCGATCGGGCTCCCATCGTAAGGACCGTCCGCGACTATGCCGGGCGAACGGGATACTCCGCGCAATTTCTTCATGGGTTCGCGGTGCCCCACCCGACACCGACCGGGGTCCGGGCCTGCGATGTCGCCCCGCTGCTGAACGGATGCGGAACGGAACTCAAGTACGAACACTTTTCCGTCGTCATGTCGAAGTCTCGACGGCTCGCCCTCTATGTCGCCTGCAACATCGACGGCCGGCGTTCTCAAAAAATCAAACGCGGCCAGGACCGCTGGAGCCTCGATCCGCGGATGGACCGGGAGTATCAGATCGGGGAAGACCTCTATGCGAGGAACGAATTGGATCGCGGGCATTTGGTGCGGCGCGAAGATCCGGTGTGGGGCCAGACGCATGAGGCGGCCGTCGCGAACGAGGACACCTTTCACTTCACCAATTGCTCTCCGCAGCATGAAAAGTTCAATCAAAAAACCTGGCTGGGACTTGAAGACTATATCTTGCAGAACAGCCGCGCGCACAAGTTGAAGGTCACCGTGTTTACCGGGCCGATCTTGCGCGACGACGATCCGGAATATCGCGGCGTGCGCCTGCCGCGGGAATATTGGAAGGTGATCGCGGTCATCTCCGACGGACGGAAGTCGGCCACGGCCTATATGATCAGCCAATCGGAGTTGCTTGAGCAGTTACGGGTCTTCGGCTTCGGCCGATACAAGACCTATCAGGTCAGCATCGGCCAGATCGAATATCTGACGAACCTGGACTTTGGACCGTTGAAGCACTATGACGGCTTCACCACCGAGGAGGGGCGAACCAGGCGGGCGATGCGGGCCGAGATCCGATCCTGGGAAGACATTCGAATCTGA
- a CDS encoding NTP/NDP exchange transporter, producing the protein MTQTAASTPSPLLSLLRRLVSIEHQEVRALLLSFLYFFALLASYYVLRPIRDEMGVQSGMRTLPWMFSAVFVSMLALVPLFGWLAGRLPVRRLIPTVYLFFASNLLLFYLALTTGAPRSVVAPVFFVWVSVFNLFVVSVFWSVMADLYSTEAARRLFGFIAAGGSAGAVSGPLFTALAVPMIGIAPLLLVSISLLLASLACFFALTGAVPAHQANQKGLQDRHRLELTSSTPPGLLVGITKILQSRYLLLICLYLGCYSVLSTLLYSQQMVLVPQVLGNPEERTRLFALVDFAVNGLTVCAQVLLTGRLLTGLGVTALLAAVPAFNLIGFGLFSVAPILPVLVAFGILRRSGEFAITKPTRETLFTVVAKEEKYQSKNVIDTVVHRGGDMASSWVATTLQAAGFSISEMALAAVPIAGLWLVNGLYLGRKHEELRRSSGHE; encoded by the coding sequence ATGACGCAGACCGCCGCCTCGACCCCATCTCCTCTTCTGTCTCTGCTGCGCCGGCTGGTCTCCATCGAGCACCAGGAAGTCAGGGCTCTGCTCTTGTCGTTTCTCTATTTCTTCGCGCTGCTCGCTTCCTATTACGTGCTCCGGCCGATTCGCGATGAGATGGGGGTCCAGTCCGGCATGCGGACCTTGCCATGGATGTTCTCGGCCGTGTTTGTTTCGATGCTCGCGCTGGTACCCCTCTTTGGCTGGCTGGCCGGCCGGCTACCGGTCCGCCGGCTCATTCCCACGGTTTATCTGTTTTTCGCCTCCAACCTGTTGTTGTTCTATCTCGCGCTCACGACCGGCGCCCCCCGCTCGGTCGTGGCGCCCGTGTTTTTCGTTTGGGTCAGCGTGTTCAATCTGTTTGTCGTCTCCGTGTTTTGGAGCGTGATGGCGGATCTCTACTCCACGGAAGCGGCCCGCCGCCTCTTTGGTTTCATTGCGGCCGGCGGCAGCGCCGGGGCCGTGTCCGGTCCCCTCTTCACAGCACTGGCAGTGCCGATGATCGGAATTGCCCCCTTGCTTCTGGTTTCGATCTCGTTGCTGCTGGCGTCCCTGGCCTGTTTCTTCGCCTTGACTGGGGCCGTCCCTGCGCATCAAGCCAATCAGAAGGGGCTTCAGGACCGCCATCGTTTGGAGCTGACATCCAGCACCCCGCCCGGCCTTTTGGTCGGCATCACCAAAATACTCCAGTCTCGTTATCTTCTTTTGATCTGCCTGTATCTGGGCTGCTATTCGGTCCTCTCCACGTTGCTCTACAGCCAACAGATGGTTCTCGTGCCCCAAGTGCTGGGCAATCCCGAAGAGCGCACCCGGCTGTTTGCCCTGGTCGACTTTGCCGTGAACGGCCTGACCGTCTGCGCCCAGGTGCTCTTGACCGGCCGGCTCCTGACGGGGCTGGGGGTCACGGCGCTGCTCGCGGCGGTGCCGGCCTTCAACCTGATCGGGTTCGGGCTCTTCAGCGTCGCGCCGATCCTGCCGGTACTGGTGGCCTTCGGCATCCTGCGGCGATCCGGTGAATTTGCCATTACGAAACCGACCCGCGAAACTCTCTTCACGGTCGTCGCGAAGGAAGAAAAGTACCAGTCCAAGAACGTCATCGACACGGTGGTGCACCGAGGCGGAGACATGGCCAGCAGTTGGGTGGCGACAACGCTGCAGGCAGCCGGCTTTTCCATTTCCGAGATGGCGCTCGCGGCCGTGCCGATTGCGGGGCTGTGGCTGGTGAACGGCCTCTATCTCGGACGAAAGCACGAGGAGCTTCGGCGGTCTTCCGGCCACGAGTGA
- a CDS encoding N-acetylmuramoyl-L-alanine amidase — protein MPRPRTRRTPRRSPGTGSLATDAPDTFTCRDHRLVGPAVTYRETPNHGGPITPRYLVFHYTAGHSAKDSCDWLCNPVAQASAHLVVGRDGTITQLAPFNIKTWHAGTSHWEGLTGLNEYAIGIEMDNAGRLTRTGDRLTAWFGETYPASQAVQAKHKLDQEPAWWHTYTQKQIETALKLAFLLVKEYGLTDVLGHEDIAPERKRDPGPAFPLESIRSRALGRKGEQDERCRVTADSLNIRKGPGAEYDLAAPALRKGTLLLILEKGARWTKVEVDGQGDLEGWVSNKYIEPVATHPS, from the coding sequence ATGCCGAGACCTCGCACAAGACGAACGCCTCGCCGCTCACCCGGCACCGGTTCGCTCGCGACCGATGCTCCTGATACTTTCACCTGTCGCGACCATCGATTGGTCGGCCCGGCGGTGACCTATCGAGAGACTCCCAACCACGGCGGTCCGATCACGCCGCGCTACCTTGTCTTTCACTACACGGCCGGACACAGCGCCAAGGACTCTTGCGATTGGCTGTGCAATCCCGTTGCGCAGGCTTCGGCCCATCTGGTGGTGGGCCGGGACGGCACGATCACGCAACTGGCGCCGTTCAACATCAAGACCTGGCATGCGGGCACCAGCCATTGGGAAGGCCTCACCGGACTCAACGAATATGCCATCGGCATCGAAATGGATAATGCGGGCCGGCTGACTCGCACGGGAGACAGGCTCACGGCCTGGTTCGGCGAAACCTATCCGGCCTCCCAAGCCGTTCAGGCCAAGCATAAGCTCGATCAGGAACCGGCCTGGTGGCATACCTACACGCAGAAGCAGATTGAGACCGCGCTGAAACTCGCTTTCCTGCTCGTCAAGGAATATGGGCTGACGGACGTGCTCGGCCACGAGGACATCGCGCCCGAGCGCAAGCGCGATCCGGGACCGGCCTTTCCGTTGGAGTCGATCCGGTCGCGGGCCCTGGGCCGAAAGGGTGAACAAGACGAACGGTGCCGCGTCACGGCCGATTCGCTGAACATCCGCAAGGGACCGGGCGCCGAATATGACCTGGCCGCGCCTGCCCTGCGCAAAGGCACCCTGCTCCTCATCTTGGAAAAGGGCGCACGCTGGACGAAAGTCGAGGTGGACGGCCAGGGCGACCTTGAGGGCTGGGTCTCGAACAAGTACATTGAGCCGGTCGCAACTCACCCCTCCTGA
- a CDS encoding DUF4062 domain-containing protein, producing MNRPRLFLSAVSEELRTARKDVAATVRTLGFDPVSQDDFPTGQGELGQWLRRQLDSCEGVIQLVGRGYGAEPPTVDPAYGRLSYTQFELLYAHIDSYR from the coding sequence ATGAACCGACCACGCCTGTTTCTCTCGGCGGTCAGCGAGGAATTGCGAACCGCTCGCAAAGACGTGGCCGCCACGGTCCGCACACTCGGATTCGACCCAGTCTCCCAAGATGATTTTCCCACCGGCCAGGGCGAACTCGGCCAGTGGCTGCGCCGGCAGCTCGATTCTTGCGAGGGGGTGATCCAGCTTGTCGGCCGGGGGTACGGAGCCGAGCCGCCGACGGTCGATCCAGCATACGGCCGTCTCTCCTACACCCAGTTCGAGTTGTTGTATGCGCACATAGACTCCTACCGATAA
- a CDS encoding toll/interleukin-1 receptor domain-containing protein yields MAGPSRFAVYFSHSWRPRDVELNLQVWEELVADCTLLVDVPEEPGADPPYYINRIEELLRRTDLFVSILTYRDPREAAPVAGGADLRCSPYSLFEIRLAERADTPRLVLYERGTRFWPPETIRPWEGYIEFVCGTKERRIESQQWTTVIQAKIRQWKAWAANHRRPVSYERSRSAAILVGASLYEGVGEALQGSLRAGGYKPVRCNPERQSSGEVFRLLHEAGLVLAEFGTRDSRLEQVYAAAHGLGLPAIRMLSAASEPDGLPWILKGDPGGFENDIVRWSKPEDVLDLVAPRIAAMDRLSEALSDVDGLDYLQSKRYARFFVFISHTLKGSDRVLVEQIYTLLKAKHVIPFEYHQVNAAGIDWKVALDESLKKTTHFVALLDSTYEQSPTCEYELREILKRRNEVTILPFMIAGRDKPNPDLTDMHNELLSSQDPSANAGIVVRQVMGALDATLSRSKQM; encoded by the coding sequence GTGGCAGGCCCGAGCAGATTCGCGGTTTACTTCAGCCACAGTTGGCGTCCGCGCGATGTTGAGCTGAACCTCCAGGTGTGGGAAGAGCTGGTCGCCGACTGTACGCTGCTGGTGGACGTTCCAGAGGAACCCGGAGCCGATCCCCCCTACTACATCAATCGAATCGAGGAACTCCTCCGGCGAACCGATCTGTTTGTCAGCATTCTGACCTACCGCGATCCCCGTGAGGCCGCACCGGTGGCCGGCGGCGCGGACTTACGCTGCTCGCCCTACAGCCTGTTTGAGATTCGGCTCGCCGAACGAGCGGATACCCCGCGACTCGTCCTGTACGAACGAGGCACGCGCTTCTGGCCTCCGGAGACGATTCGACCCTGGGAAGGGTACATCGAATTCGTTTGCGGAACCAAGGAACGCCGCATCGAATCGCAACAATGGACGACCGTCATCCAGGCGAAGATCCGGCAGTGGAAAGCCTGGGCGGCGAACCACCGCCGGCCGGTGAGCTACGAGCGGTCCAGAAGCGCTGCCATCCTGGTGGGCGCCTCGCTCTATGAGGGAGTCGGCGAGGCGCTCCAAGGCAGCTTGCGGGCTGGCGGGTACAAGCCCGTCCGTTGCAACCCCGAACGGCAAAGCAGCGGTGAGGTCTTTCGGCTGCTTCACGAAGCCGGGCTGGTCCTGGCCGAATTTGGGACGCGCGATTCCCGATTAGAGCAGGTGTATGCCGCCGCGCACGGTTTGGGATTGCCCGCGATTCGCATGCTGTCCGCGGCATCCGAGCCAGACGGACTGCCGTGGATTCTGAAAGGAGATCCGGGCGGGTTTGAGAACGATATTGTGAGGTGGAGCAAACCAGAGGATGTTCTAGATTTGGTCGCTCCTCGTATCGCCGCCATGGATCGCCTTAGCGAGGCACTCAGTGACGTCGACGGGCTCGACTACCTTCAGTCGAAGCGCTACGCGCGGTTTTTCGTGTTTATCAGTCACACGCTGAAAGGCTCCGACCGTGTACTCGTGGAGCAGATCTACACGCTTCTCAAGGCAAAGCACGTGATTCCCTTTGAGTACCATCAGGTCAACGCCGCCGGTATCGATTGGAAAGTAGCTTTGGATGAGTCACTCAAGAAGACCACGCATTTCGTAGCCCTGCTCGACTCCACCTACGAGCAGTCACCAACGTGCGAGTATGAACTCCGCGAGATTCTGAAGCGGAGAAACGAGGTGACGATCCTGCCCTTCATGATCGCCGGCAGGGACAAGCCGAACCCGGACCTGACGGATATGCACAATGAACTGCTCTCAAGTCAGGATCCCTCCGCAAACGCTGGAATTGTGGTTCGGCAGGTCATGGGCGCACTTGACGCCACTCTCAGCCGGTCCAAACAGATGTGA
- a CDS encoding toll/interleukin-1 receptor domain-containing protein yields the protein MDAFISHASKEAGVVAQIEELLEADGLKVWLDRSEIRLGVLLRKELQNAIRNSRILILLWSKAAARSRWVAAEVLTAFHLNRFIVACVRDHTPLPYFLQNTIYLNLQRRNTASIEQLRRAVRTSPDAANEVPTVMSSPSWELQQTIQHIVEGQSAVTDCLGKRDLQTAKKKYQLIDGVTSDAKKTWPLEPMVLNLAGYHRKNAYMLKHWAAIQAGRPPKDRLLAQAERLFFEALFGNPNDYSALNGLGSILIFERDLEAAEFFIRRAIALAKQDGIHYAAAKHDLAMILAFKRTLTPTKPVSSV from the coding sequence ATGGATGCGTTCATTAGCCATGCCTCGAAAGAAGCCGGGGTGGTCGCCCAGATCGAAGAACTTCTAGAGGCGGACGGCCTCAAGGTCTGGTTGGACCGTTCAGAGATCCGTCTGGGAGTTTTGTTACGGAAGGAACTGCAAAATGCGATCAGGAACAGCCGCATTCTGATCCTTCTCTGGTCGAAGGCCGCGGCAAGGTCCCGATGGGTTGCTGCCGAAGTGCTGACCGCCTTTCATCTGAACCGGTTCATTGTCGCCTGCGTGCGCGATCACACACCGTTACCCTATTTCCTCCAGAACACCATTTACTTGAATCTGCAACGCCGAAACACCGCTTCGATTGAACAGCTCCGTCGGGCCGTTCGCACGTCTCCGGATGCGGCAAACGAGGTTCCGACCGTGATGAGCAGTCCAAGCTGGGAACTCCAGCAGACTATACAGCACATCGTTGAGGGGCAAAGCGCCGTCACTGATTGCTTGGGGAAGAGGGATCTTCAGACAGCCAAGAAGAAGTATCAACTGATCGATGGCGTCACGTCTGACGCTAAAAAAACGTGGCCGCTGGAACCAATGGTGCTCAACCTGGCGGGGTATCACCGCAAGAATGCGTATATGCTAAAGCATTGGGCGGCGATCCAGGCTGGCCGTCCGCCCAAAGACCGATTGCTGGCGCAGGCAGAACGTCTGTTCTTCGAGGCCCTCTTTGGCAACCCAAATGATTATTCCGCATTAAACGGTCTGGGCAGCATCCTGATCTTTGAACGCGATCTAGAGGCGGCAGAGTTCTTCATCCGGCGGGCCATTGCCTTAGCCAAACAAGATGGGATCCACTATGCCGCAGCCAAACATGATCTGGCTATGATTCTTGCGTTCAAACGAACGCTGACGCCGACAAAGCCCGTTTCATCAGTTTAG